A genome region from Anastrepha obliqua isolate idAnaObli1 chromosome 4, idAnaObli1_1.0, whole genome shotgun sequence includes the following:
- the LOC129244926 gene encoding zinc finger protein 560-like, translated as MDICGNVLVSKDVLKFALKCLYCEKDIQEWEAFVSHIQSLHYTGYEEPLIDPIAQLDFKENIAFEWVKEEEANPTTSGQWEENVNGLKMEIPSDEECLKEEPTEDPVSDNGKVSEYDDKEDSSDSNSSNEHTIRNKKPPKKFKPSFYRSNKNTSVFIEIFEKAPCLWDPNDDDYNNSTVRSNSKNEIIKQMRKRCQVTLTNKKLWESLRELYSLYKTTALAVEKKSDSKSKKLSAVVLGYFEKCSFLSAAKDDFLDILEDTPNTTTNLSFASLNTTTIAFIDTYARFPGLYDTKHADFTYVVLRKQRYKEMADILKLEHKVEFTDEEIYKGIDYLRHWYFKLKSRLAKNLKLKDLSSAAQFYVEKCSFLPDRSRREKIRCTECDKCFQTNAMKQVHLFKEHNIGDLPYKCTDCNKSFSSNAALTGHQRRNHMEKVHKCEFCERKFAVIPDLKHHMEIHTGHKPFVCELCGKAFRTRTKLGFHSNAIHLKLRAFKCSMCPKDFLKSRDLKDHIKSHLNIRDKICETCGKGFTNSHALLRHRQLHAEVKKYACKFCEKRFYQFVGMNSHMKHRHGYYPQKKFEKKTESTKLATNIEKDADCTELSKPVEQKTENTSSTSNND; from the exons ATGTTTTGGTCTCAAAAGATGTCCttaaatttgcattaaaatgtttATACTGTGAAAAAGATATACAAGAATGGGAAGCCTTTGTTAGTCATATTCAAAGCTTACATTATACAGGCTATGAAGAACCTCTTATTGATCCAATCGCGCAACTAGATTTCAAAGAGAACATCGCTTTCGAATGGGTAAAGGAAGAAGAAGCAAATCCCACTACAAGCGGACAAtgggaagaaaatgtaaatggcTTAAAAATGGAAATACCATCCGACGAAGAATGTTTGAAGGAGGAG CCAACAGAAGACCCGGTTTCGGATAATGGCAAAGTATCAGAATACGACGATAAAGAGGACAGCTCCGACTCAAATTCTTCAAATGAACAtactataagaaataaaaagccTCCCAAAAAG TTTAAGCCATCTTTTTATAGAAGCAACAAGAATACCTCGgtgtttattgaaatatttgaaaaggctCCATGTTTATGGGATCCTAATGATGATGACTATAATAATAGCACAGTGCGTTCtaatagtaaaaatgaaataataaagcaGATGAGAAAAAGATGCCAAGTTACATTAACCAATAAAAAACTGTGGGAAAGCCTTCGTGAATTATATTCTCTTTATAAGACAACGGCGTTAGCTGTAGAGAAAAAGTCAGAttcaaaatcgaaaaaactttCCGCAGTAGTTTTGGGTTATTTTGAAAAGTGTTCTTTTCTTTCTGCTGCAAAGGACGACTTCTTGGACATTCTTGAAGATACGCCAAATACAACTACG AATTTAAGTTTTGCATCACTGAATACTACAACGATAGCATTTATCGACACATATGCACGCTTTCCAGGGCTTTATGATACTAAACATGCGGACTTCACGTATGTGGTTTTACGTAAACAAAGGTATAAAGAAATGGCAGACATTCTAAAACTCGAACACAAGGTAGAATTTACCGATGAAGAGATTTACAAGGGTATAGATTACCTGCGCCATTGGTATTTTAAGCTGAAAAGCCGTTTAGCAAAGAATTTGAAGTTGAAAGATTTATCGAGCGCAGCGCAATTTTATGTGGAAAAATGTAGTTTTCTTCCAGATAGATCTCGCAGAGAAAAAATTAGATGTACAGAGTGCGATAAATGCTTCCAAACTAACGCTATGAAACAGGTTCACCTTTTCAAGGAACACAATATTGGTGATTTGCCCTACAAGTGTACGGACTGTAACAAATCATTTAGCTCAAATGCAGCATTAACAGGTCATCAGCGACGTAATCATATGGAGAAAGTGCATAAATGTGAATTCTGTGAAAGGAAATTTGCAGTAATACCAGATTTGAAACATCACATGGAGATACATACTGGCCACAAGCCCTTCGTATGTGAATTATGTGGGAAAGCGTTTCGCACTCGAACAAAGTTGGGCTTCCATTCGAATGCAATACATTTAAAGCTACGAGCATTCAAGTGTTCCATGTGTCCTAAAGATTTCCTGAAAAGTCGCGATCTAAAGGATCACATTAAGTCTCATCTTAATATTCGGGATAAGATATGTGAAACCTGTGGTAAGGGATTTACAAACTCCCACGCACTACTGCGACACAGGCAATTACATGCAGAAGTTAAAAAGTATGCCtgcaaattttgtgaaaaaagatTTTATCAATTTGTAGGTATGAATTCGCATATGAAGCACAGGCACGGTTACTACCctcaaaagaaatttgaaaagaaaactgAAAGTACGAAGTTGGctacaaatattgaaaaggaCGCGGATTGCACAGAATTATCTAAACCTGTTGAACAGAAAACAGAAAACACGTCGTCTACTTCAAATAATGACTAA
- the LOC129244927 gene encoding uncharacterized protein LOC129244927 isoform X2, producing MDICGNVLVSKDVLNFALKCLYCETDIEEWAAFVSHIQSIHNTNYEEPCIDPLVELDYKEDIVVGLIKDEPMVPIPSAELAKNDDTMKMEAESDGELFKAEPGDDTASDVDQSQNNDAADFSSEADSSDDDENDKKDMIRNKKFNPTFYRRNVSTSVFIELYKNAQCLWDPNDEHYNNSAARENCQKEIIEEMKKRFQITLTNQTLRSCLRKLYIQYQATFHAKQKKSKSKSKKLPSVVLDYFDKCSFLSVAKDDFATIIEEAPNTNTNLSFAKLNPTTEAFIETYAHFPVLYDPKHEDYNNSAVRKQTYKEMSNIIKSKQNVEFTDDEIYKDRPI from the exons atggACATTTGCGGAAATGTTTTGGTTTCAAAGGATGTGCTTaactttgcattgaaatgtttatattgTGAAACGGATATAGAAGAATGGGCAGCATTTGTTAGTCATATACAGAGTATACACAACACCAACTACGAAGAACCTTGCATTGATCCGCTTGTGGAATTAGATTACAAAGAGGATATTGTTGTCGGATTGATAAAAGATGAACCTATGGTACCAATTCCATCAGCAGAGTTAGCTAAAAACGATGATACCATGAAAATGGAAGCAGAATCTGATGGAGAATTGTTTAAAGCTGAG CCTGGGGATGATACAGCGTCCGATGTTGACCAAAGTCAGAACAATGACGCAGCTGATTTTAGCTCTGAGGCGGATTCCTCTGATGATGATGAGAATGATAAGAAAGATATGATCCGtaacaaaaaa tTTAATCCAACATTTTATAGACGTAACGTCAGTACGTCGGTGTTCATTGAACTTTACAAAAATGCTCAATGCTTATGGGATCCTAATGATGAGCATTATAATAATAGTGCAGCTcgagaaaattgtcaaaaagaaataattgagGAAATGAAAAAACGCTTCCAGATTACGTTAACTAATCAAACATTGCGAAGTTGCTTGCGCAAATTGTACATACAATACCAAGCTACCTTTCATGCGaaacagaaaaaatcaaaatcaaagtcgaaaaaattacCAAGTGTTGTGTTGGATTATTTTGATAAATGTTCATTTTTGTCTGTTGCGAAAGATGACTTTGCTACTATCATAGAAGAGGCGCCCAATACGAACACT aaTCTAAGTTTCGCCAAACTTAATCCAACCACAGAGGCTTTTATTGAAACATATGCTCATTTTCCAGTGCTTTATGATCCCAAACATGAAGATTACAATAACTCTGCGGTCCGTAAGCAAACCTACAAAGAAATGTCAAATATAATCAAATCTAAGCAAAACGTGGAATTTACTGATGATGAAATTTACAAAG ACCgcccaatttaa
- the LOC129244927 gene encoding zinc finger protein 195-like isoform X1: protein MDICGNVLVSKDVLNFALKCLYCETDIEEWAAFVSHIQSIHNTNYEEPCIDPLVELDYKEDIVVGLIKDEPMVPIPSAELAKNDDTMKMEAESDGELFKAEPGDDTASDVDQSQNNDAADFSSEADSSDDDENDKKDMIRNKKFNPTFYRRNVSTSVFIELYKNAQCLWDPNDEHYNNSAARENCQKEIIEEMKKRFQITLTNQTLRSCLRKLYIQYQATFHAKQKKSKSKSKKLPSVVLDYFDKCSFLSVAKDDFATIIEEAPNTNTNLSFAKLNPTTEAFIETYAHFPVLYDPKHEDYNNSAVRKQTYKEMSNIIKSKQNVEFTDDEIYKGIYYLRHWYFKLKNRLEKDLEEKDLSNAAQVYMKKCSFLPTRPPNLKLKCSECDKVFQNETTRQSHLFKEHNIGDWPHKCTECGRTFEFKATLIMHEQRSHVGKVHKCDFCERRFAVQVDLQRHIGTHTGQKPFVCELCGKAFRSKTQLGYHSDAIHTKTRAYKCTMCPKDFLKARDLKDHIKAHLNIRDKICETCGKGFTNCHSLIRHRQIHSEVKKFACKLCEAKFHQFVGLNSHMKRTHGIVKSQQKS, encoded by the exons atggACATTTGCGGAAATGTTTTGGTTTCAAAGGATGTGCTTaactttgcattgaaatgtttatattgTGAAACGGATATAGAAGAATGGGCAGCATTTGTTAGTCATATACAGAGTATACACAACACCAACTACGAAGAACCTTGCATTGATCCGCTTGTGGAATTAGATTACAAAGAGGATATTGTTGTCGGATTGATAAAAGATGAACCTATGGTACCAATTCCATCAGCAGAGTTAGCTAAAAACGATGATACCATGAAAATGGAAGCAGAATCTGATGGAGAATTGTTTAAAGCTGAG CCTGGGGATGATACAGCGTCCGATGTTGACCAAAGTCAGAACAATGACGCAGCTGATTTTAGCTCTGAGGCGGATTCCTCTGATGATGATGAGAATGATAAGAAAGATATGATCCGtaacaaaaaa tTTAATCCAACATTTTATAGACGTAACGTCAGTACGTCGGTGTTCATTGAACTTTACAAAAATGCTCAATGCTTATGGGATCCTAATGATGAGCATTATAATAATAGTGCAGCTcgagaaaattgtcaaaaagaaataattgagGAAATGAAAAAACGCTTCCAGATTACGTTAACTAATCAAACATTGCGAAGTTGCTTGCGCAAATTGTACATACAATACCAAGCTACCTTTCATGCGaaacagaaaaaatcaaaatcaaagtcgaaaaaattacCAAGTGTTGTGTTGGATTATTTTGATAAATGTTCATTTTTGTCTGTTGCGAAAGATGACTTTGCTACTATCATAGAAGAGGCGCCCAATACGAACACT aaTCTAAGTTTCGCCAAACTTAATCCAACCACAGAGGCTTTTATTGAAACATATGCTCATTTTCCAGTGCTTTATGATCCCAAACATGAAGATTACAATAACTCTGCGGTCCGTAAGCAAACCTACAAAGAAATGTCAAATATAATCAAATCTAAGCAAAACGTGGAATTTACTGATGATGAAATTTACAAAGGTATATATTACTTACGCCATTGGTATTTCAAACTAAAAAATCGACTTGAAAAAGATTTAGAAGAAAAAGATTTATCAAATGCAGCAcaagtttatatgaaaaaatgtagcTTTCTCCCAACTAGACCgcccaatttaaaattaaaatgttcagAGTGTGATaaagttttccaaaatgagacGACAAGGCAGAGTCACCTCTTCAAGGAGCACAATATCGGCGATTGGCCACATAAATGCACAGAATGTGGACGAACATTTGAGTTCAAAGCTACTCTAATAATGCACGAACAGCGAAGTCATGTAGGAAAAGTACATAAATGCGACTTTTGTGAAAGACGGTTCGCTGTGCAAGTGGATTTGCAGCGACACATCGGTACACACACTGGTCAAAAACCATTTGTATGTGAATTATGTGGTAAGGCTTTTCGCAGTAAAACACAATTGGGTTATCACTCTGATGCAATACATACGAAAACACGCGCTTACAAGTGTACAATGTGTCCaaaggattttttaaaagcGCGCGATTTGAAAGATCACATAAAGGCTCACCTTAATATACGAGATAAGATATGTGAAACCTGTGGAAAAGGATTTACAAATTGCCATTCCCTAATACGGCACAGACAAATACATTCCgaagttaaaaaatttgcttgcaAATTGTGTGAAGCGAAATTTCATCAATTTGTTGGTTTAAACTCACATATGAAGAGAACGCATGGCATAGTTAAAAGCCAACAGAAATCTTAA
- the LOC129246237 gene encoding elongation factor Tu, translating into MFKLFSKIVGRSLQRQDAFHRECQQNIQTVVSLFYTKKIWFSDGPVAKSDGDNFRHCNVGTIGHVDHGKTTLTSAITKILAEKGLAQYQSYDQIDRAPEEKARGITINACHIGYATTERTYAHTDCPGHADYIKNMISGASQMDGAILVVAATDGQMPQTREHLLLAKQVGIERIIVFINKADLVDQEVLELVEIEMREMLTDFGFDGIESPVICGSALLALNGDTSPFGVPAIESLLRHLDAYVPTPKRDYTSPFILPIDNAFTVSGRGTVVVGTLKRGTMLKNDLADLLGFNQNIRTSIGDVQIFKQSVSKAVAGENIGALLRGVKISNVERGMLLCAADTENISNHFEASIYLLSRAEGGRTKPMLSKYIQQLFSATWNVPARIDFVPSDGMLMPGEHGKVRITLLRKMVLIPGQAFTIRENGATVATGMITERKPSLDIPKNKLSKIVVTC; encoded by the exons atgttcaaattattttccaaaatagttGGCAGAAGTTTGCAGCGTCAAGATGCCTTTCACAGAGAATGCCAGCAAAATATCCAAACTGTCGTGAGTCTATTTTACACAAAGAAGATATGGTTTAGTGATGGGCCTGTAGCCAAATCTGACGGAGATAATTTTCGCCATTGCAACGTGGGTACGATTGGGCACGTGGACCATGGCAAGACCACATTAACCTCGGCTATAACAAAAATACTCGCTGAGAAGGGCTTGGCACAGTATCAATCATATGACCAGATCGACCGGGCGCCCGAGGAAAAAGCTCGTGGTATAACAATTAATGCTTGTCACATAGGATACGCAACTACAGAACGAACTTATGCACATACCGATTGTCCAGGCCATGCCGATTACATAAAG aaTATGATATCTGGCGCGTCACAAATGGACGGCGCAATTTTAGTAGTAGCCGCCACCGATGGCCAAATGCCTCAGACGCGTGAACATCTTCTACTTGCTAAACAGGTTGGCATCGAAAGGATTATTGTATTCATAAACAAAGCTGATTTAGTTGATCAGGAAGTATTAGAACTGGTTGAAATAGAAATGCGTGAAATGCTAACCGATTTTGGATTTGACGGAATTGAAAGTCCGGTAATCTGCGGTTCAGCATTGCTTGCATTAAATGGCGACACATCCCCATTCGGAGTACCGGCTATTGAAAGTTTGCTCCGACATTTGGACGCGTACGTGCCGACGCCAAAGCGTGACTATACATCTCCATTTATATTGCCCATTGACAATGCGTTTACGGTATCGGGTCGTGGTACGGTGGTCGTTGGCACTCTTAAACGTGGAACTATGCTTAAAAACGATTTAGCCGATTTGCTGGGTTTTAATCAGAATATCAGAACTAGTATCGGAGATGTACAAATTTTCAAGCAAAGTGTGTCGAAG GCGGTGGCAGGTGAAAATATTGGTGCATTATTGCGTGGTGTTAAAATCTCAAATGTGGAGCGAGGCATGCTATTGTGCGCAGCTGACACCGAGAATATTTCGAATCACTTCGAAGCATCCATCTACCTCTTATCGCGTGCAGAAGGTGGCCGAACTAAACCTATGCTATCTAAATACATACAACAATTATTTAGTGCAACTTGGAATGTGCCGGCTCGGATTGACTTCG tACCATCCGATGGTATGTTAATGCCGGGCGAGCATGGAAAGGTGCGAATTACGTTGCTGCGTAAAATGGTTCTGATACCAGGTCAAGCTTTTACAATAAGAGAAAATGGCGCGACAGTTGCAACGGGCATGATTACAGAACGAAAGCCTTCGCTAGATATACCTAagaataaattatcaaaaattgtgGTAACTTGTTGA